One region of Arthrobacter sp. StoSoilB22 genomic DNA includes:
- a CDS encoding endo-alpha-N-acetylgalactosaminidase family protein, which translates to MPRLSSPGRLASLSLACVVASSSLGLLAIPPAAAAPTAQPADIVSAADTATITSGELHVDVATTFPQVLGYTDAASKARLDGTTTRLTTITLNGTEYTVSGTSSASGEEARDYVLTVPEFGNTVLKARLSVKKNVVSFNITEIKDSAEHQVRTLQLPRMNLVTVSSTQQGSQVSTANLSVDRSVTGDEFTPITASTPVDAAAKSSAYALANTASLGAAVESNALYDTSSGPGSKDRGRFWRQAISDGAGGVSMGVASGQWLYRAEGSTTTEELPWTRVAITSDANNDGGVDWQDAAIAMRSIQVSPNKGEQTPDNVITHIPFNFASQATHPFLRTLDDVKRISLATDGLGQVAMLKGYTSEGHDSANTDYGNNFNTRAGGLGDLNTLVKEGKEWNASFGVHINATEIYPEAKSFSEDLLRADKGLGWNWLDQSYYMNQRQDINSGKLAQRIKELREATDKNLDFVYVDVYYEFGWLAERLQQELVKNGFRVGSEWADHLSRNNTWSHWANDEKYGGSTNKGINSQILRFINNTQSDVWNPDPKLGVSHIVEFEGWTGQNDFNAFSENVWTANVPAKFLQHHPITKWTAERIDLADGVAVTGNTAEERNITVGGASVLQGGTYLLPWSSKENGKADKLYYYNPAGGASTWTLTQDFAKSSSLELFKLTDNGRVKVADVPVVNGQVTVTADPKQAYVLAPKNNKADLPNNADFGEGTAFNDPGFNGADLSPWTPTGTVTQVRDDKGRRFAEMGASPSSISQEVKLDAGTQSVSAWIEIQPGKNRPTTLSVSVDGKTESVTIDSSNAENYVAGDEKHGTAFQRVRVLVDVPRNNTKATVSVKAADGDAPVRIDDFRAVKTTRVATTGVLSEDFENVDQGWGPFVKGDAGGSTDPRTHITERHEPFTQKGWDTNVIDEVLDGTWSLIAHDENLAPNGGPGMVYRTTEASVPFQAGHKYRVSFDYQNSKAGQYAWVSGYDSQAGPAVTASQPIDAKTSTARFEQILDTGFCGDYFVGLQRTGSSNGSDFTLDNFLVEDLGASEAVPACAQLSAELQSDVVQQGKAQEFVTTFVSDEPAAISDLAVALELPEGWTATPSTPSSADTLPAGGTLTTTWKITAPASADGDYPITAKASYTTTASPAGGRTISTTTTVRTLPKPPQATVFASDHPWVSSTNGWGPVEKDQSNGGTGAGDGTPLTLNGTVYAKGLGAHANGTVRYYLGGYCTAFTATVGIDDAQPTRGSVKFSVVADGTTKVTTPVLGATSAPLPLTVDVTGAQYVELVANDAGDSNGNDHADWADAKFTCSTTPQEPPAPVLSGSVFASDLPWIGSTNGWGPAERDRANGEQNAGDGPALRLDGVEYAKGIGVHADSKISIATEAKCNAFTASVGVDDAKLNKGLHGSVVFIVKGDGRELLRTPVLSADSAALPLNVDITGVQNVELIADKNGDDAGDDWGDWADAKFSCA; encoded by the coding sequence ATGCCCCGCTTGTCATCCCCTGGACGCCTCGCCTCATTGAGTTTGGCCTGCGTCGTCGCCTCATCCTCTTTAGGTCTGCTGGCCATTCCGCCCGCTGCCGCAGCCCCCACCGCCCAACCAGCAGATATCGTCAGCGCTGCCGACACTGCCACCATCACCTCAGGCGAACTCCACGTTGACGTCGCCACTACGTTCCCGCAAGTCCTCGGCTACACGGACGCTGCAAGCAAAGCCCGCCTCGACGGCACCACCACCCGACTCACCACCATCACGCTCAATGGCACGGAGTACACAGTCTCCGGAACATCCTCCGCCTCCGGGGAAGAGGCAAGGGACTACGTCCTTACGGTTCCCGAGTTCGGCAACACCGTGCTCAAGGCCCGGCTTTCAGTGAAGAAGAACGTGGTCTCCTTCAACATCACGGAAATCAAGGACTCCGCGGAACACCAAGTCAGAACCCTGCAACTCCCCCGGATGAACCTGGTGACCGTAAGCTCCACGCAGCAAGGATCCCAGGTGTCCACGGCAAACCTTTCCGTGGACCGGAGCGTGACGGGAGACGAGTTCACGCCCATCACGGCGTCCACTCCTGTGGATGCCGCTGCCAAGAGTTCGGCCTACGCGCTGGCCAACACTGCTTCCTTGGGTGCCGCCGTCGAATCCAACGCTTTATATGACACGTCCTCCGGGCCCGGTTCGAAGGACCGCGGCCGCTTTTGGCGCCAAGCCATCAGCGACGGGGCAGGCGGAGTGTCCATGGGCGTGGCCAGCGGCCAGTGGCTCTACCGGGCCGAGGGCTCCACCACTACCGAGGAACTCCCCTGGACCCGCGTCGCCATTACCTCTGACGCCAACAACGACGGCGGCGTGGACTGGCAGGACGCCGCAATCGCCATGAGGTCCATCCAGGTCAGCCCCAACAAGGGTGAACAGACCCCGGACAATGTGATCACCCACATCCCGTTCAACTTCGCCTCGCAGGCAACCCACCCGTTCCTGCGCACCCTTGATGACGTGAAGCGCATCTCCCTGGCCACCGACGGGCTCGGACAAGTAGCCATGCTCAAGGGCTACACCAGCGAAGGCCACGACTCTGCCAACACGGATTACGGCAACAACTTCAACACCCGCGCAGGCGGCCTCGGGGACTTGAACACGTTGGTCAAGGAAGGCAAGGAATGGAACGCCAGTTTCGGCGTCCACATCAACGCCACTGAGATCTACCCTGAAGCGAAGTCCTTCAGCGAAGACCTCCTGCGGGCAGATAAGGGCCTGGGCTGGAACTGGCTGGACCAGTCGTACTACATGAACCAGCGCCAGGACATTAACTCCGGCAAGCTCGCCCAGCGCATCAAGGAACTTCGCGAGGCCACAGACAAGAACCTGGACTTCGTGTACGTGGACGTCTACTACGAGTTCGGCTGGCTCGCCGAACGGCTTCAGCAGGAACTCGTCAAGAACGGGTTCCGTGTGGGCTCCGAATGGGCCGACCACCTGTCCCGGAACAACACCTGGTCCCACTGGGCCAACGACGAAAAATACGGTGGCTCCACCAACAAGGGCATCAATTCCCAAATCCTGCGCTTCATCAACAACACCCAGTCAGACGTCTGGAACCCCGATCCCAAGCTCGGCGTAAGCCACATCGTGGAGTTCGAAGGCTGGACGGGACAGAACGACTTCAACGCCTTCAGCGAGAACGTCTGGACCGCCAACGTGCCGGCGAAGTTCCTCCAGCACCACCCCATCACCAAGTGGACTGCAGAGCGGATCGACCTCGCCGATGGTGTGGCCGTCACTGGAAACACCGCCGAAGAACGCAACATCACCGTGGGCGGCGCATCCGTATTGCAGGGTGGAACCTACCTCTTGCCGTGGTCCTCCAAGGAGAACGGCAAGGCTGACAAGCTCTACTACTACAACCCCGCCGGTGGCGCCAGCACCTGGACCCTTACTCAGGACTTCGCCAAGTCCAGTTCGCTGGAACTGTTCAAGCTGACCGACAACGGACGTGTGAAAGTGGCCGACGTCCCCGTGGTCAACGGACAGGTTACCGTCACGGCCGACCCCAAGCAGGCCTACGTCCTTGCCCCGAAGAACAACAAGGCCGACCTGCCCAATAACGCCGACTTCGGCGAGGGCACCGCTTTCAACGATCCCGGCTTCAACGGCGCAGACCTCTCCCCATGGACCCCCACGGGCACTGTCACCCAGGTCCGCGACGACAAAGGCCGCCGTTTCGCCGAGATGGGGGCATCGCCGTCGTCGATCAGCCAGGAAGTAAAGCTGGACGCAGGAACCCAATCCGTCAGCGCCTGGATTGAAATCCAGCCGGGCAAGAACCGTCCCACCACGCTCTCCGTCAGCGTCGACGGCAAGACCGAAAGCGTCACTATCGATTCGTCCAACGCGGAAAACTACGTGGCCGGCGACGAAAAGCACGGTACCGCATTCCAGCGTGTGCGGGTGTTGGTGGACGTGCCGCGGAACAACACCAAAGCCACAGTTTCAGTGAAAGCGGCCGACGGCGATGCGCCGGTACGCATCGATGACTTCCGGGCGGTGAAAACCACCCGGGTGGCCACCACCGGTGTGCTCAGCGAAGACTTCGAAAACGTGGACCAAGGCTGGGGGCCGTTCGTCAAGGGCGACGCCGGAGGTTCCACGGATCCACGCACCCACATCACCGAACGCCACGAACCCTTCACCCAAAAGGGCTGGGACACCAACGTGATCGACGAAGTACTGGACGGCACGTGGTCGCTGATCGCCCATGACGAAAACCTCGCTCCCAACGGCGGCCCGGGCATGGTCTACCGCACCACCGAGGCATCCGTGCCGTTCCAAGCGGGCCACAAATACAGGGTGTCCTTCGACTACCAGAACTCCAAAGCCGGGCAGTACGCCTGGGTTTCCGGTTATGACTCGCAGGCAGGCCCGGCCGTGACGGCCAGCCAGCCCATCGACGCGAAGACGTCCACCGCGCGGTTCGAGCAGATCCTGGACACGGGCTTCTGTGGAGACTACTTTGTGGGGCTGCAGCGCACGGGCAGCTCGAACGGTTCTGATTTCACGTTGGACAACTTCCTGGTGGAAGACCTGGGCGCCTCGGAAGCCGTCCCGGCCTGTGCCCAACTCTCGGCAGAACTTCAGAGCGACGTAGTCCAGCAAGGCAAGGCCCAGGAGTTCGTCACCACATTTGTGTCCGACGAACCGGCAGCCATCAGTGACCTCGCCGTTGCTTTGGAACTGCCTGAAGGCTGGACGGCAACTCCTTCCACACCGTCTTCCGCGGACACCCTCCCCGCCGGCGGTACGCTCACCACCACATGGAAGATCACCGCACCCGCTTCTGCTGATGGCGACTACCCCATCACGGCCAAGGCAAGCTACACCACTACTGCTTCGCCCGCGGGAGGCCGAACCATCAGCACCACCACCACCGTGCGGACACTGCCCAAGCCGCCCCAGGCCACCGTGTTCGCCAGCGACCACCCTTGGGTCAGCTCCACCAACGGCTGGGGACCTGTTGAAAAGGACCAATCCAACGGCGGAACCGGGGCCGGCGACGGAACGCCACTCACCCTGAACGGAACCGTCTACGCCAAAGGCCTGGGAGCCCACGCCAACGGTACTGTCCGCTACTATCTCGGCGGCTACTGCACCGCCTTCACAGCAACAGTGGGAATTGATGACGCCCAACCGACGCGGGGCAGCGTGAAGTTCTCCGTGGTAGCCGACGGCACCACCAAGGTCACCACACCCGTACTTGGAGCCACCAGCGCTCCCCTGCCACTGACCGTGGACGTCACCGGCGCCCAATACGTTGAACTGGTAGCCAACGACGCCGGCGACTCCAACGGCAACGACCACGCAGACTGGGCCGATGCCAAGTTCACCTGTTCGACCACCCCGCAGGAACCTCCGGCCCCCGTCCTCTCCGGCAGCGTCTTCGCATCGGACCTCCCATGGATCGGCAGCACCAACGGCTGGGGCCCCGCCGAACGGGACCGGGCCAATGGCGAGCAAAACGCCGGTGACGGACCAGCATTGCGGCTCGACGGCGTCGAATATGCCAAAGGCATTGGAGTCCACGCCGACTCGAAAATCAGCATCGCCACCGAAGCCAAATGCAACGCCTTCACCGCCTCGGTGGGAGTGGACGACGCCAAGCTGAACAAAGGCCTGCACGGATCAGTGGTGTTTATCGTCAAGGGCGATGGCCGCGAACTCCTCCGCACGCCCGTCCTCAGCGCCGATTCCGCAGCACTACCCCTCAACGTGGACATCACAGGTGTCCAGAACGTCGAGTTGATCGCCGACAAGAACGGCGACGACGCTGGCGACGACTGGGGCGACTGGGCGGACGCGAAGTTCAGCTGCGCATAG
- the hutI gene encoding imidazolonepropionase: MSATNPTTTLITNIGELMTQDLEHRVLKDAAMVIEGERIAWLGTSKDAPAADEKIDAQGRAVLPGWVDSHSHLVFAGDRTAEFEARMAGESYSAGGIAVTTGATRSVSDDELTRLVRDRVAEAVSQGTTYLESKTGYGLDVENEARSARIAAAEVDEVTYLGAHLVPNGSDPEEYTDLVCGPMLDAVLPHVRWADVFCERGAFTEDQSRRVLTAARDAGLGLRVHGNQLGEGPGVALAVEFAAASVDHVNYLSDKDVLALAESWAGWDPATGSGTRGTVATCLPACDLSTRQPLAPGRALIDAGVQIALAANCNPGTSYTSSMAFCVTTAVLQMRLSVHEAVRAATYGGALALGRESGNDVDGERAVGSLVIGHRADLHMLKAPSATHLAYRPGIPLTHSVWRAGVRVV, from the coding sequence ATGAGCGCAACCAATCCAACCACCACCCTCATCACCAACATCGGCGAATTGATGACCCAGGACCTGGAGCATCGGGTCCTCAAGGATGCGGCGATGGTGATCGAAGGAGAGCGCATCGCGTGGTTGGGGACCAGTAAGGACGCCCCCGCGGCTGACGAAAAGATCGACGCCCAGGGCCGAGCCGTCCTGCCCGGTTGGGTTGATTCGCACTCGCACCTTGTCTTCGCCGGGGACCGCACGGCGGAGTTCGAAGCCCGCATGGCTGGTGAAAGCTACAGTGCCGGCGGCATCGCCGTCACCACGGGTGCCACGCGCAGCGTCAGCGACGACGAACTGACCCGCCTGGTGCGCGACCGCGTGGCTGAGGCGGTCTCGCAGGGAACCACGTATTTGGAGAGCAAGACCGGCTACGGCTTGGACGTGGAGAACGAGGCCCGCAGCGCCCGCATCGCTGCAGCTGAAGTGGACGAGGTCACCTACCTTGGTGCACACCTGGTCCCCAACGGCTCCGATCCGGAGGAGTACACCGATCTGGTGTGCGGCCCCATGCTCGACGCCGTCCTGCCGCACGTCCGCTGGGCGGACGTCTTCTGCGAGCGCGGGGCCTTCACGGAGGATCAGTCGCGTCGGGTCCTGACGGCTGCGCGCGACGCTGGCCTGGGGCTGCGGGTCCACGGCAACCAGTTGGGCGAGGGGCCCGGTGTGGCCCTGGCTGTGGAGTTCGCGGCTGCGAGCGTGGACCATGTGAACTACCTGTCGGATAAGGACGTACTGGCGCTCGCGGAATCGTGGGCTGGCTGGGATCCGGCAACGGGGAGCGGCACCAGAGGCACGGTTGCTACGTGCCTTCCCGCATGCGATCTCTCCACCCGCCAGCCCCTTGCCCCGGGCCGTGCACTGATTGACGCCGGCGTGCAGATCGCTCTGGCTGCCAACTGCAACCCGGGGACCTCGTACACCAGTTCAATGGCGTTCTGCGTGACCACTGCGGTGCTCCAGATGCGTTTGAGTGTTCACGAGGCCGTCCGGGCGGCGACGTACGGCGGCGCCTTGGCGCTGGGCAGGGAGTCGGGGAACGACGTCGACGGCGAACGGGCGGTGGGTTCGCTGGTCATCGGACATCGCGCAGATCTGCATATGCTGAAGGCGCCGTCGGCCACGCACTTGGCCTACCGTCCCGGAATTCCCCTGACTCATTCCGTGTGGCGGGCCGGCGTGCGCGTCGTCTAA
- a CDS encoding SIS domain-containing protein: MSENTLGAFMEEELVSQPEVWQRAVEQARAEQLLPADGKRIAVIGCGTSWFMAQSYAAARESAGKGVTDAFAASEAFLNSNSADRQYDAVVAITRSGTTTEVLEILAELRGIVPTVAIIGDTSSPIVELADVVVGLPYADERSVVQTRFATTALVYLLTSLNIDVQQAIEDARDAVTAEVSRELLDAEQFTFLGTGWTVGLAHEAGLKMREAVQGWTESYPAKEYRHGPISIAAPGRVTWLFGNQPEGLDADMAVTGALYITTAKHPLAELARVHKVTLERARVRGLNPDLPRNLTRSVILDASA, from the coding sequence ATGAGCGAGAACACACTGGGCGCCTTCATGGAAGAAGAGCTGGTATCCCAGCCCGAAGTTTGGCAGCGCGCCGTGGAGCAAGCCCGTGCGGAGCAATTGCTTCCCGCCGACGGCAAGCGCATCGCCGTGATCGGTTGTGGCACGTCCTGGTTCATGGCCCAGAGCTACGCCGCTGCACGCGAATCCGCTGGTAAAGGGGTCACGGATGCGTTCGCAGCGTCCGAGGCCTTCCTGAACAGCAACAGTGCCGACCGCCAGTACGACGCCGTTGTGGCCATCACGCGCTCAGGTACCACCACTGAGGTGCTGGAGATTCTGGCTGAGCTGAGGGGGATCGTCCCCACCGTTGCGATCATCGGCGACACCTCCTCACCGATCGTCGAGCTGGCGGACGTCGTGGTTGGCCTCCCATATGCCGATGAGCGTTCAGTGGTGCAAACCCGCTTCGCCACCACGGCGCTGGTTTATTTGCTGACCAGCCTGAACATTGACGTACAGCAGGCAATCGAGGATGCCCGTGACGCAGTGACGGCAGAGGTCTCCCGGGAACTGCTCGATGCTGAGCAATTCACCTTCCTCGGTACCGGTTGGACGGTTGGGCTGGCCCATGAAGCCGGACTGAAAATGCGCGAGGCAGTCCAAGGGTGGACCGAGTCCTACCCGGCCAAGGAATACCGTCACGGCCCTATCTCCATCGCCGCCCCCGGCCGCGTCACCTGGTTGTTCGGAAACCAGCCCGAGGGCTTGGACGCTGACATGGCCGTCACGGGCGCGCTCTACATCACCACGGCTAAGCACCCGTTGGCTGAACTGGCACGTGTCCATAAGGTAACCCTGGAGCGTGCACGCGTCCGTGGCCTGAATCCGGACCTGCCCCGCAACCTGACGCGCTCCGTTATTCTCGACGCCTCCGCCTAG
- a CDS encoding FAD-dependent oxidoreductase produces MASNYDVVIVGGGIGGLSLAAALAGKCTVALVEAEQTLAFHTSSRSARQLIPSYGPAVVQDLTIRTLEMLAERDAEAAEPILTPRGFMLVGDEETVRAEASGNMHTITHEEAMQLCPALNPDSFTAAGLDNGSFGCNAPLLLDDHRRTAEAAGVDIITGAKVHSAQRLGSGWQVGAGTEGFQSGVVVNAAGAWADELAVISGVEKLGLQPYRRTAAIVNVQNPLTPETPMVCAADDSFYFRAEGNQVLISPSETVPSGAEDAKPYPGDVEALIGKLNAVTSLGIRSVDRAWTGLRTEAADGIPVVGFDAEASGFFWLAGQGGYGFQTSSAIAELAAALILGDVTPDSPESRTAEQLAAARWSIRR; encoded by the coding sequence ATGGCTTCGAATTATGACGTGGTAATCGTTGGCGGCGGCATCGGGGGACTGTCCTTGGCAGCGGCCCTGGCAGGCAAGTGCACTGTGGCCCTTGTAGAGGCGGAGCAAACCCTGGCCTTCCACACTTCCTCGCGCTCGGCCCGGCAGCTGATCCCCAGTTATGGTCCGGCAGTGGTTCAGGACCTGACCATCCGCACACTCGAAATGCTGGCAGAACGGGACGCGGAGGCAGCAGAACCAATTCTCACTCCGCGCGGCTTCATGCTGGTGGGCGACGAGGAAACCGTGCGTGCAGAGGCTAGCGGCAACATGCACACCATCACCCACGAAGAAGCCATGCAGCTGTGCCCGGCCCTCAACCCGGATTCGTTCACAGCCGCAGGGTTGGACAACGGTTCCTTCGGCTGCAACGCCCCGTTGTTGCTGGACGATCACCGCCGGACCGCAGAAGCTGCAGGCGTGGACATTATCACCGGGGCCAAAGTTCACTCGGCCCAGCGTCTGGGGAGCGGCTGGCAAGTGGGGGCGGGCACCGAAGGCTTTCAGTCCGGCGTCGTGGTTAATGCGGCAGGTGCGTGGGCCGATGAACTGGCTGTCATCAGCGGCGTGGAGAAGCTGGGCCTGCAACCCTATCGGCGGACCGCCGCGATCGTAAACGTCCAGAACCCGTTGACGCCGGAAACACCCATGGTTTGTGCAGCTGACGATTCGTTCTACTTCCGCGCCGAGGGCAACCAGGTGCTGATATCGCCGTCGGAAACCGTGCCCAGCGGCGCGGAGGACGCGAAACCCTACCCCGGTGACGTGGAGGCGTTGATCGGCAAGCTCAACGCTGTAACATCGCTGGGCATCCGTTCTGTGGACCGCGCATGGACGGGCCTCAGGACAGAAGCCGCGGACGGAATCCCTGTGGTGGGGTTCGACGCCGAAGCATCCGGCTTCTTCTGGCTCGCCGGACAAGGTGGCTACGGTTTCCAGACATCCTCCGCCATCGCGGAGCTGGCCGCAGCACTCATCCTCGGCGACGTCACGCCCGACAGTCCGGAATCCCGGACAGCGGAGCAGCTCGCGGCCGCACGTTGGTCCATTCGGCGCTGA
- a CDS encoding glycine C-acetyltransferase has translation MYSAIKDQLQGELDEIRSAGLFKTERHIDSPQASHIAAGQLGQPANKVLNFCANNYLGLADHPEIIAAAKSAMDERGFGMASVRFICGTQDLHLELETRVSKFLGTEDTILFSSCFDANGGVFESLFGPEDAIISDSLNHASIIDGIRLSKAKRFRYANQDMADLEAKLVEAEGSRRKIIVTDGVFSMDGYLAPLEAICDLAEKHDALVMVDDSHAVGFMGPTGAGTPEHAGVSERVDIYTGTFGKALGGASGGYVSGRGEIVAMLRQKARPYLFSNSLAPAIVAATIKAIELVQESGELRTRLFENAALFRRRMSEEGFELLDGEHAIIPVMFGDAVVAARVADEMLNNGVFVTAFSFPVVPKGVARIRVQLSAAHSADDVEACVQAFVKSRAAVA, from the coding sequence ATGTATTCAGCCATCAAAGACCAACTCCAGGGCGAACTCGACGAGATCCGGAGCGCCGGCCTCTTCAAGACCGAACGCCACATCGATTCCCCGCAGGCCAGCCACATCGCAGCCGGCCAGCTTGGCCAGCCGGCCAACAAGGTCCTGAACTTCTGCGCAAACAACTACCTGGGCCTGGCCGACCACCCGGAGATCATCGCCGCAGCCAAGTCCGCCATGGATGAGCGCGGTTTTGGTATGGCGTCCGTTCGGTTCATCTGCGGAACCCAGGACCTGCACCTGGAACTCGAAACCCGTGTCTCGAAGTTCCTGGGCACCGAGGACACCATCCTGTTCTCCAGCTGCTTCGATGCCAACGGCGGCGTGTTTGAGTCGCTCTTTGGCCCCGAAGACGCCATCATCTCCGACTCCCTGAACCACGCCTCCATCATCGACGGCATACGCCTCAGCAAGGCCAAGCGCTTCCGCTACGCCAACCAGGACATGGCAGATCTTGAAGCCAAGCTGGTTGAGGCTGAGGGGTCCCGCCGGAAAATCATCGTCACCGATGGTGTCTTTTCCATGGACGGCTACCTCGCACCGCTCGAAGCCATCTGCGACCTCGCGGAGAAGCACGACGCCTTGGTCATGGTGGACGACTCCCACGCCGTCGGCTTCATGGGCCCCACCGGCGCCGGCACTCCGGAGCACGCCGGTGTTTCTGAGCGCGTGGACATCTACACCGGTACCTTCGGCAAGGCCCTCGGTGGCGCCTCGGGTGGTTACGTCTCCGGCCGTGGCGAGATCGTGGCAATGCTTCGCCAGAAGGCCCGCCCCTACCTGTTCTCCAACTCGCTTGCCCCGGCCATTGTTGCGGCCACCATCAAGGCGATCGAGCTCGTGCAGGAATCCGGCGAGCTGCGGACCCGCTTGTTCGAGAACGCAGCGCTGTTCCGGCGCCGCATGAGCGAGGAAGGCTTCGAGCTCCTCGACGGCGAGCACGCCATCATCCCCGTCATGTTCGGCGATGCCGTTGTAGCTGCCAGGGTCGCTGACGAGATGCTCAACAACGGCGTCTTCGTCACTGCCTTCAGCTTCCCGGTGGTTCCCAAGGGCGTGGCCCGGATCCGCGTGCAGCTCTCCGCGGCGCACAGCGCGGACGACGTCGAAGCCTGCGTTCAGGCGTTCGTCAAGAGTCGCGCCGCGGTCGCCTAG
- a CDS encoding IS3 family transposase (programmed frameshift) has translation MTGPRRKYDAAFREEAVQLVLSSDRSVKQVADELGVKESTLGNWLHRHRGKHQDGPALEPVDPGPVSWDEHRKALAENERLKAEVEFLGKSQRLLCREAKVEDFYEFIEAEKANHSVAWLCRALKVSRASFYRWRNPAGPSPRAVRHQDLAAAVTELYKEEKGRAGRDQLTLLLNEKGVRVSAPTVGAIMREHGLRAVRTQAWKATTVQDPQAKTAHIENHMLDAEGKRDFTSTVPGTRLVGDITYLRTGEGWLYLATVIDLFSGMVIGWSMAGHMRASLCTAALQMARNHGHLTGASVVFHSDRGTQYTSDEFQKWCGDNSVTQSMGKVGVCWDNAVAENFFSHLKTEFYHHQRYGSRLAARTGVMEYIEGWYNRRRPNRRAGGIPPAKAHTNYQTRAQQPLAA, from the exons ATGACTGGTCCTAGAAGAAAATATGATGCGGCTTTCCGTGAGGAAGCTGTGCAGCTGGTGTTGTCCTCGGATCGTTCAGTGAAGCAAGTCGCTGACGAGCTCGGGGTGAAGGAGAGCACGTTGGGGAACTGGCTTCATCGGCACCGGGGAAAACATCAGGACGGTCCTGCTCTAGAGCCTGTGGACCCGGGCCCGGTGTCCTGGGATGAACACCGGAAGGCCTTGGCTGAGAACGAGAGATTGAAGGCCGAGGTCGAGTTCTTGG GGAAAAGTCAGCGCCTTCTTTGCCGCGAAGCAAAAGTAGAGGACTTCTACGAGTTCATCGAAGCGGAGAAGGCCAACCATTCCGTGGCCTGGCTATGCCGGGCGTTGAAGGTTTCCAGGGCCTCGTTCTACCGATGGCGCAACCCGGCCGGGCCATCCCCGCGGGCAGTACGGCATCAGGATCTCGCCGCCGCGGTTACCGAGCTGTATAAGGAGGAGAAGGGCCGTGCCGGCCGGGACCAACTGACCCTGCTTTTGAACGAGAAGGGAGTGCGGGTCTCGGCCCCCACTGTCGGGGCGATCATGCGTGAGCACGGGCTGCGGGCCGTCCGCACCCAGGCCTGGAAGGCAACTACCGTCCAGGATCCGCAGGCCAAAACAGCCCACATCGAGAACCACATGCTCGATGCAGAGGGCAAGCGGGACTTCACCTCAACAGTGCCCGGAACCCGCCTGGTCGGTGACATCACCTACCTGCGCACGGGTGAGGGCTGGCTCTACCTGGCTACGGTGATCGATCTTTTCTCCGGCATGGTCATCGGCTGGTCCATGGCCGGGCACATGCGCGCGAGCCTGTGCACCGCGGCGCTGCAAATGGCCCGCAACCACGGCCACCTGACCGGGGCCTCGGTGGTGTTCCATTCGGACCGGGGCACCCAATACACCTCGGATGAATTCCAGAAATGGTGCGGCGATAACTCGGTGACGCAGTCCATGGGGAAAGTCGGGGTCTGCTGGGACAACGCCGTCGCGGAGAACTTCTTCTCCCACCTCAAAACCGAGTTCTACCACCACCAACGCTACGGCTCCCGACTCGCCGCCCGAACCGGTGTCATGGAATACATCGAGGGCTGGTACAACCGCCGCCGGCCCAACCGCCGAGCCGGCGGCATACCACCAGCCAAAGCCCACACCAACTACCAAACCCGCGCCCAGCAACCCCTGGCCGCCTAA
- a CDS encoding ROK family protein: protein MVLGAANSPVLSFDVGGTDIKAGLVDARGAVLGMRRVPTPLDPASPGEAVLDRLAELKAELASEFPEAPAEAAGIIVPGIVDSVAGVGIYSANLGWRNFPFKAEAEKRLGIPVAFDHDVRSAAAVEHSFGGSKEFNDVVVMVVGTGIAAAVFSGGKAVTAGGFAGELGHAQVPDPDAAPGATGSTILEAVGSAGAIAKRYHRASGNRVNGARGVLLRASAGDTVAARVWDDAVDALAFTICQCVNIIGTEAVVIGGGLAEAGDELLEPLRKRVDGILDFQRRPQLIRAQLGQDAGLLGAAMNARTVLGGAQ, encoded by the coding sequence ATGGTTCTCGGAGCCGCAAATTCACCGGTCCTGTCCTTCGACGTTGGCGGGACGGACATCAAGGCAGGTTTGGTGGACGCCAGGGGTGCTGTCCTGGGCATGCGCCGCGTCCCCACGCCGCTGGATCCGGCCAGCCCCGGCGAAGCTGTCCTGGACAGGCTTGCCGAGCTTAAAGCCGAGTTGGCCTCGGAGTTTCCCGAAGCCCCCGCCGAGGCAGCAGGCATCATTGTCCCCGGGATCGTGGACTCCGTGGCCGGAGTGGGTATCTACTCCGCCAACCTCGGATGGCGGAACTTCCCGTTCAAAGCCGAAGCCGAAAAGCGGCTCGGCATCCCCGTCGCATTCGACCACGATGTCCGTTCCGCTGCAGCTGTTGAACACAGCTTCGGCGGGTCCAAAGAGTTCAACGATGTTGTGGTGATGGTGGTAGGTACCGGCATCGCCGCAGCCGTGTTCTCCGGCGGCAAGGCTGTCACCGCCGGCGGTTTCGCCGGCGAACTCGGCCATGCCCAGGTACCGGACCCCGACGCCGCCCCCGGCGCCACCGGTTCCACCATCCTGGAAGCAGTAGGCTCGGCCGGCGCCATTGCCAAGCGGTACCACCGGGCATCGGGAAACCGGGTGAACGGTGCACGCGGGGTCCTGCTTAGGGCGAGCGCAGGAGACACAGTCGCTGCACGCGTTTGGGACGATGCCGTTGATGCCCTTGCTTTCACCATCTGCCAATGCGTGAACATCATTGGAACTGAAGCCGTGGTGATTGGCGGCGGACTCGCCGAAGCCGGCGACGAACTGCTGGAGCCGCTCCGCAAGCGGGTTGACGGGATCCTGGACTTTCAGCGTCGGCCCCAGCTCATCCGTGCCCAGCTGGGACAGGACGCAGGCTTGCTCGGTGCGGCCATGAACGCCAGGACAGTGTTAGGAGGCGCACAATGA